The following are encoded together in the Kribbella sp. CA-293567 genome:
- a CDS encoding GNAT family N-acetyltransferase has product MIATSFSTERLTLLPLRVEYADAMAEVLADPGLYTFTGDEPPTAAALAERYRRQVAGPGRPGETWLNWVISITQYDVLAGYVQATVIGDEAEIAWVLGTAWQGQGMAKEAAVGLVGWLEAHGAQRIIAHVHPGHAASAAVAAAAGLRETDEVNDGENQWVR; this is encoded by the coding sequence ATGATCGCGACCAGCTTCAGTACCGAGCGGCTCACTCTGCTGCCACTACGAGTCGAGTACGCCGATGCGATGGCGGAGGTGCTCGCTGACCCGGGGCTCTATACCTTCACCGGTGACGAGCCGCCGACGGCCGCGGCTCTGGCGGAGCGCTACCGGCGGCAAGTGGCCGGTCCGGGGCGCCCGGGGGAGACGTGGCTCAACTGGGTGATCAGCATCACGCAGTACGACGTACTGGCGGGGTACGTCCAGGCCACTGTGATCGGTGACGAGGCGGAGATCGCCTGGGTGCTGGGGACGGCCTGGCAGGGGCAGGGCATGGCCAAAGAGGCGGCCGTCGGCCTGGTCGGCTGGCTCGAGGCTCACGGGGCGCAGCGGATCATCGCGCATGTCCATCCCGGCCATGCGGCGTCAGCCGCCGTCGCGGCCGCCGCGGGACTCCGCGAGACGGACGAGGTGAACGACGGCGAGAACCAGTGGGTCCGGTAA
- a CDS encoding aminotransferase class V-fold PLP-dependent enzyme, producing the protein MTMQGESLSSAAAAAGTGTDQDAGRDLMPPDTPLLARIRASVIGDDQVMPGPYGPRRVTYADYTASGRALGFLEDFIREEVLPRYANTHTESSGTGLQTTRLREDARKIIHDSVGGDDETAVIFCGSGATGAIDKLIGVLGLRIPAQLDDEYRLTEQIPLEQRPVVFIGPYEHHSNELPWRESIADVVVIGQDGDGHIDIPLLESKLLEYADRPLKIGSFSAASNVTGIVSNTHRVSALLHRHGALSFWDFAAAAPYIEIDMYGGRDADPLAYKDAIFLSPHKFIGGPGTPGVLVARRELLRNRVPDVPGGGTVAFVNPTGHRYLEDPVHREEGGTPAIIESIRAGLVFQLKQKVGIEVIRAHEDAYLRRAVEAWRDEPGLQILGNLDAERLSIVSFVVKAPSGRYLHHNYVVALLNDLFGIQSRGGCSCAGPYGHTLLDIDLARSAEFAEEIVHGCEGIKPGWVRVNFNYFISEAVFEYVVEAVKLVAQEGWRLLGDYRFDPASGLWKHYRGPVEPPMRLSQVGYDADGKLRYPRHDDTAPEEALVGYLVEARELLAACHHAHSDPEATVNEEFDHLRWFDLPSSCITK; encoded by the coding sequence ATGACGATGCAGGGGGAGAGCCTGAGCAGCGCCGCGGCGGCTGCCGGCACCGGTACGGACCAGGACGCCGGCCGCGACCTGATGCCGCCGGACACCCCGCTGCTGGCGCGGATCCGCGCGTCGGTGATCGGTGACGACCAGGTGATGCCGGGTCCGTACGGCCCGCGCCGGGTCACGTACGCCGACTACACCGCGTCCGGCCGGGCGCTCGGTTTCCTCGAGGACTTCATCCGCGAGGAGGTGCTGCCGCGGTACGCGAACACCCACACCGAGTCCAGCGGCACCGGCCTGCAGACCACCCGGTTGCGCGAGGACGCGCGCAAGATCATCCACGACAGCGTCGGCGGGGACGACGAGACCGCGGTGATCTTCTGCGGCTCCGGCGCGACCGGCGCGATCGACAAGCTGATCGGCGTCCTCGGCCTGCGGATCCCGGCCCAGCTCGACGACGAGTACCGGCTGACCGAGCAGATCCCGCTCGAGCAGCGGCCGGTGGTCTTCATCGGCCCGTACGAGCACCACTCGAACGAGCTGCCCTGGCGCGAATCGATCGCCGACGTGGTGGTGATCGGCCAGGACGGCGACGGGCACATCGACATCCCGCTGCTGGAGAGCAAGCTGCTCGAGTACGCCGATCGCCCGCTCAAGATCGGTTCGTTCTCGGCCGCCAGCAACGTCACCGGCATCGTCAGCAACACCCACCGCGTCTCGGCTCTCCTGCACCGGCACGGCGCGCTGTCGTTCTGGGACTTCGCCGCCGCCGCGCCGTACATCGAGATCGACATGTACGGCGGCCGCGACGCGGATCCGCTGGCCTACAAGGACGCGATCTTCCTCAGCCCGCACAAGTTCATCGGCGGCCCCGGTACGCCGGGGGTGCTGGTGGCCCGCCGCGAACTGCTGCGCAACCGCGTTCCCGACGTACCGGGTGGTGGCACGGTCGCGTTCGTGAACCCGACGGGACACCGCTATCTCGAGGACCCGGTCCACCGGGAGGAGGGTGGCACCCCCGCGATCATCGAGTCGATCCGGGCCGGCCTGGTCTTCCAGCTCAAGCAGAAGGTCGGCATCGAGGTGATCCGCGCCCACGAGGACGCCTACCTGCGGCGCGCGGTGGAGGCCTGGCGCGACGAACCGGGCCTGCAGATCCTGGGCAACCTGGACGCCGAACGCCTGTCGATCGTGTCGTTCGTGGTGAAGGCGCCCTCAGGCCGCTACCTGCACCACAACTACGTGGTGGCCCTGCTGAACGACCTGTTCGGCATCCAGTCCCGTGGCGGCTGTTCCTGTGCGGGCCCCTACGGCCACACGCTGCTCGACATCGATCTGGCCCGCTCCGCCGAGTTCGCCGAGGAGATCGTGCACGGCTGTGAGGGCATCAAGCCCGGCTGGGTGCGCGTCAACTTCAACTACTTCATCTCCGAAGCGGTCTTCGAGTACGTCGTGGAAGCGGTCAAGCTGGTGGCCCAGGAGGGCTGGCGGCTTCTCGGGGACTACCGGTTCGACCCCGCGAGCGGTCTCTGGAAGCACTACCGGGGACCGGTCGAGCCGCCGATGCGTCTGTCGCAGGTCGGCTACGACGCCGATGGCAAACTCCGCTACCCCCGCCACGACGACACCGCCCCGGAGGAAGCTCTGGTGGGCTACCTGGTGGAGGCGCGCGAACTGCTGGCGGCCTGCCACCACGCGCACTCCGACCCCGAGGCGACGGTGAACGAGGAGTTCGACCACCTCAGGTGGTTCGACCTCCCGTCGAGCTGCATCACGAAGTAG
- a CDS encoding tetratricopeptide repeat protein — MEGTVARPRLTELLGEGVRRRLLTVVADAGFGKSTLLGSWAAERPCAWYTVRAEDRSLAAMVTGLVEALRRQVPALSAVLAAELQGPRGPDADAEQATRALAYAALLADALEQNLSGDLVLVLDDLHELNPGDPATKLIECLVRVAPPSLHLVIASRTPMPFGIDRLRGRGQVLEIDATALAFTVQETLAVLDVVLGEGSEELAGPLQAAVQGWPAAVRLAVEALRTVPASERQGRLRRAVRSDGPLYDYLAEEVFSAEPPAVRRLVAAVAVLPRFSAELCQAVGLTETAETLQQLRTRGLLVSAGEVDGYELNPLVRDFAIDRLSRDEVGMAELTLQAGQWFESVGDQRDALACYQAVDPAHVARMLTERGHAMVSGGMAETVVVAVTSLPDELRDVAMDQLEGEARQVLGDWQGAEKCFDRIIEPDGEIPVGIAWRLGLIHHLRGRTDVAVAMYRRGRIDGQYPADEALLQAWWAGAHWLRGEFDECRELIAGAEVSARVSGDDRALAIVHTVLAMLAAVDSDPRGNASHYLRALEHAERAGDLLQSIRIRVNRASHHIAEGDYSRGLAELEIALELADRAGFAVFRALALNNRGEALLRLGRLDEAIGELEASRALYQKLESKRVAQPLAVLGEVYRERGDRAMARACYEEAIAMADDTKDMQSLVPSLAGLARVLAVEEPERAAELAEIARQAVAYGPVPGLSGALVALGWVTLHAGNKVDAAAAAEESAALCRRRRDRAGLADALELLAAAEGGEVLHEVLNIRHELGDPLGQARAELMLAERTQGAEGRELALRAHQQFLAAGATRYAAAALAASQQTGPAPVRIECLGGFRVLRDGKAVQLGEWPSKKARDLLKILVARRCRPVARVQLLDLLWPDQGESVASPRLSVALSTVRSVLDPEKRFPADRFVGADRATIWLDGDQASVDVEGFLRDARAGLDGNSMPLLRAAEAAYSGDFLEEDVYADWAAGMREEARALYVRVARVLAERGKDDPDATAGYLLRILQRDQYDERAHLGLVTAFQASGAHGEARRAYRTYIQRMAELEVEPAPYPAVPARV, encoded by the coding sequence ATGGAGGGGACCGTCGCGCGACCGCGGCTGACCGAGCTGCTGGGCGAGGGCGTCCGGCGACGCCTGCTGACGGTGGTGGCCGATGCCGGGTTCGGCAAGTCCACTCTGCTCGGCTCCTGGGCCGCCGAGCGCCCCTGCGCCTGGTACACGGTCCGCGCTGAGGACCGCTCGCTCGCCGCGATGGTCACCGGCCTGGTCGAGGCACTGCGGCGCCAGGTGCCTGCGCTGTCCGCAGTGCTCGCTGCTGAGCTGCAAGGCCCGCGTGGTCCGGACGCCGATGCCGAGCAGGCCACCAGAGCTCTCGCGTACGCCGCTCTACTGGCCGACGCACTCGAGCAGAACCTCAGCGGTGACCTGGTGCTCGTGCTGGACGACCTGCACGAGCTCAACCCTGGTGACCCCGCCACGAAGCTGATCGAGTGCCTGGTACGAGTCGCGCCGCCGTCCCTGCATCTGGTGATCGCGTCTCGCACCCCGATGCCCTTCGGCATCGACAGGCTTCGCGGCCGGGGGCAGGTGCTGGAGATCGACGCGACCGCGCTGGCCTTCACCGTGCAGGAGACGCTCGCCGTACTGGATGTAGTACTGGGTGAGGGGTCCGAGGAGCTTGCCGGGCCGCTGCAGGCCGCAGTACAGGGGTGGCCTGCTGCAGTGCGGCTTGCTGTCGAGGCGCTGCGGACAGTACCGGCCTCTGAGCGGCAGGGCAGGTTGCGGAGAGCCGTGCGGTCGGATGGCCCGCTCTACGACTATCTGGCCGAAGAGGTCTTCTCTGCAGAGCCTCCCGCCGTACGGCGATTGGTTGCTGCCGTTGCTGTCCTGCCCAGGTTCAGTGCCGAGCTCTGCCAGGCGGTGGGGCTGACCGAGACCGCGGAAACCCTGCAGCAGTTGCGTACCAGAGGCCTACTCGTCTCGGCCGGCGAGGTGGACGGCTACGAACTCAACCCGCTCGTCCGCGACTTCGCCATCGATCGGCTGTCCCGAGATGAGGTCGGGATGGCCGAGCTGACTCTGCAGGCGGGCCAGTGGTTCGAGTCGGTCGGGGACCAGCGAGACGCCTTGGCCTGCTACCAGGCGGTGGATCCGGCTCATGTCGCCCGGATGCTCACCGAACGCGGGCATGCGATGGTGAGCGGCGGCATGGCCGAGACCGTGGTCGTAGCCGTCACTTCGCTGCCGGACGAGCTACGAGACGTCGCGATGGACCAACTGGAAGGCGAAGCCCGGCAGGTGCTCGGCGACTGGCAGGGTGCGGAGAAGTGCTTCGACCGCATCATCGAGCCCGACGGCGAGATCCCGGTCGGGATCGCCTGGCGGCTGGGTTTGATCCATCACCTGCGCGGCCGGACCGACGTCGCGGTCGCCATGTACCGGCGGGGGCGGATCGATGGACAGTACCCCGCTGACGAGGCGCTGTTGCAGGCTTGGTGGGCGGGCGCGCACTGGCTGCGTGGCGAGTTCGACGAGTGCCGGGAGCTGATTGCGGGCGCCGAGGTGTCCGCCCGGGTGTCAGGTGACGACCGCGCTCTTGCGATCGTCCACACGGTGCTGGCGATGCTGGCCGCGGTCGACAGCGACCCACGCGGCAATGCATCGCACTACCTGCGCGCGCTGGAGCATGCGGAAAGAGCAGGCGACCTCCTGCAGTCGATCCGGATCAGGGTCAACCGGGCCTCGCACCACATCGCCGAGGGTGACTACTCTCGCGGCCTGGCCGAGCTGGAGATCGCACTAGAACTGGCGGACCGTGCAGGCTTCGCGGTGTTCCGTGCGCTGGCGCTGAACAACCGCGGCGAGGCACTGCTTCGCCTAGGTCGCCTGGACGAGGCGATCGGTGAGCTGGAGGCGTCGCGGGCGCTCTACCAGAAGCTGGAGTCGAAACGGGTGGCACAGCCACTCGCAGTACTAGGGGAGGTCTACCGCGAGCGCGGTGATCGGGCGATGGCCAGGGCTTGCTATGAGGAAGCCATCGCCATGGCAGACGACACCAAGGACATGCAGTCGCTGGTCCCGTCACTGGCCGGCCTTGCCAGAGTCCTTGCGGTGGAGGAGCCGGAGCGAGCTGCGGAGCTTGCGGAGATCGCCAGGCAGGCAGTGGCCTACGGACCGGTTCCTGGACTCTCGGGTGCTCTAGTGGCGCTGGGCTGGGTGACCCTGCATGCAGGGAACAAGGTGGACGCAGCGGCCGCGGCAGAGGAGTCCGCTGCACTCTGCCGTCGCCGCCGCGACCGGGCAGGCCTGGCAGACGCGCTGGAGCTGCTTGCGGCTGCAGAGGGCGGCGAGGTGCTGCACGAAGTACTGAACATCCGGCATGAGCTGGGTGATCCGTTGGGGCAGGCGCGGGCCGAGTTGATGCTCGCCGAGCGTACGCAAGGTGCTGAGGGGCGCGAGCTTGCCTTGAGGGCTCACCAGCAGTTCCTGGCCGCGGGGGCGACGCGGTACGCCGCAGCCGCCCTGGCCGCCAGCCAGCAGACAGGGCCGGCGCCGGTGCGTATCGAGTGCCTGGGCGGCTTCCGGGTACTGCGGGACGGCAAAGCGGTCCAGCTGGGGGAGTGGCCCTCCAAGAAGGCTCGCGACCTCCTCAAGATTCTGGTCGCCCGCCGCTGCCGTCCGGTCGCGCGAGTGCAGCTCCTGGACCTGCTCTGGCCCGACCAGGGTGAATCAGTCGCTTCACCCAGACTCTCGGTCGCCCTGTCGACCGTCCGCTCGGTGCTGGACCCGGAGAAGCGATTCCCGGCCGACCGCTTCGTCGGCGCCGACCGCGCCACCATCTGGCTGGACGGCGACCAGGCCTCCGTCGACGTCGAGGGCTTCCTCCGCGACGCGCGTGCCGGGCTGGACGGGAACAGCATGCCGCTGCTGCGCGCGGCAGAGGCGGCGTACAGCGGGGACTTCCTGGAAGAGGACGTGTACGCCGACTGGGCGGCCGGCATGCGGGAAGAGGCCAGGGCGCTCTACGTCCGAGTGGCACGGGTCCTTGCCGAGCGCGGCAAGGACGACCCCGATGCGACTGCCGGGTACCTGTTGCGGATCCTCCAGCGCGACCAGTACGACGAACGCGCGCACCTGGGCCTGGTGACCGCCTTCCAGGCCAGTGGCGCTCATGGTGAGGCCAGGCGGGCCTACCGCACCTACATCCAGCGGATGGCCGAGCTGGAGGTCGAGCCGGCGCCGTACCCGGCGGTGCCGGCCAGGGTCTGA
- a CDS encoding cold-shock protein — MASGTVKWFNGEKGFGFISQDGGGADVFVHYSAIAADGYRSLDENQKVEFDLTQGPKGPQAENVRPV; from the coding sequence ATGGCCAGCGGAACAGTGAAGTGGTTCAACGGTGAAAAGGGCTTCGGCTTCATTTCTCAGGACGGCGGCGGCGCCGACGTCTTCGTGCACTACTCGGCGATCGCGGCGGACGGCTACCGTTCGCTCGATGAGAACCAGAAGGTCGAGTTCGACCTGACCCAGGGCCCCAAGGGCCCGCAGGCGGAGAACGTCCGCCCGGTCTGA
- a CDS encoding 2-dehydropantoate 2-reductase yields MKVAVLGAGAIGAYVGAALHRGGTEVHLVARGPHLQAIRAGGVKVLSPRGDWVARTPATGDPAEIGPVDVVFLGLKANSYASCGPLIQPLLHAGTAVVAAQNGIPWWYFHGLPGPYEGRRIESVDPGGEVTRVLSLDRAIGCVVYCSTELESPGLVRHLEGTRFSIGEPAGGRSDRCVEFSEAMIAGGLKCPVEEDLRDDIWIKLLGNAAFNPISALARATMVEIARHQGTRAMIRLMMEETLAIAAAVGSTPDISVDKRIDGAERVGDHKTSMLQDLEKDKPLELDVILAAVVELADLTGTQAPTLRAVHAVADLLSTKIGAVPAGTR; encoded by the coding sequence ATGAAGGTGGCTGTTCTCGGCGCCGGCGCGATCGGTGCCTATGTCGGCGCGGCCCTGCACCGCGGCGGGACCGAGGTGCATCTAGTTGCCCGGGGCCCGCATCTGCAGGCGATCCGGGCCGGTGGGGTGAAGGTGCTGAGTCCACGGGGTGACTGGGTGGCTCGTACTCCGGCGACCGGCGACCCTGCCGAGATCGGGCCGGTCGACGTCGTGTTCCTGGGGCTGAAGGCGAACTCGTACGCCTCCTGTGGCCCGTTGATCCAGCCGCTGCTGCACGCCGGGACGGCTGTGGTGGCCGCGCAGAACGGCATCCCCTGGTGGTACTTCCACGGGCTCCCGGGCCCGTACGAGGGGCGCCGGATCGAGTCGGTGGATCCCGGCGGTGAGGTCACCCGGGTGCTTTCGCTCGACCGCGCGATCGGTTGCGTCGTCTACTGCTCGACCGAGCTGGAGAGTCCGGGTCTGGTCAGGCATCTGGAGGGCACCCGGTTCTCGATCGGTGAGCCGGCCGGTGGCCGCTCGGACCGGTGCGTGGAGTTCAGCGAGGCGATGATCGCCGGCGGGCTGAAGTGCCCGGTCGAGGAGGACCTGCGCGACGACATCTGGATCAAACTGCTCGGCAACGCCGCCTTCAACCCGATCAGTGCGCTGGCCCGGGCGACGATGGTGGAGATCGCCCGGCACCAGGGCACCCGGGCGATGATCCGGCTGATGATGGAGGAGACGCTGGCAATCGCGGCCGCGGTCGGTTCGACGCCGGACATCTCGGTGGACAAGCGGATCGACGGCGCCGAGCGGGTCGGCGACCACAAGACCTCGATGCTGCAGGACCTGGAGAAGGACAAGCCGCTGGAACTGGACGTGATCCTGGCCGCGGTGGTGGAGCTGGCCGACCTGACCGGCACGCAGGCGCCGACCCTGCGCGCGGTACACGCGGTGGCGGACCTGTTGTCGACGAAGATCGGCGCGGTCCCGGCCGGCACGAGATAG
- the tenA gene encoding thiaminase II, producing MTFSEELWESGAAKVYAEIVQHPFITGLTDGTLSRDAFRYFIVQDSHYLRSYSRALALVAARAVDEDAVSMFARHAADAIEVERELHSSLLGSLDLTSADVDSIGSGPTTTAYMSYLTAVCATGTYAEAVATVLPCYWIYRDVGRELLKHSSPDPVYAEWIAAYGSEEFDAVVESVLAVTDRLGAEVGPGERERCHRHFATTTRYEWMFWDAAYRELDWPV from the coding sequence ATGACGTTTTCCGAGGAGCTGTGGGAGTCCGGCGCCGCCAAGGTGTACGCCGAGATCGTCCAGCACCCCTTCATCACGGGGCTGACCGACGGGACGCTGAGTCGCGACGCGTTCCGCTACTTCATCGTCCAGGACAGCCACTACCTGCGCTCCTACTCCCGCGCTCTCGCGCTGGTCGCCGCCCGGGCCGTGGACGAAGACGCGGTCAGCATGTTCGCCCGGCACGCGGCCGACGCGATCGAGGTCGAGCGGGAACTGCACAGCTCGCTGCTGGGCTCACTGGACCTCACCTCCGCCGACGTCGACTCCATCGGCTCCGGGCCCACCACAACGGCGTACATGTCTTATCTGACTGCCGTCTGCGCCACCGGGACGTACGCCGAGGCAGTGGCGACGGTGCTGCCCTGCTACTGGATCTACCGCGACGTGGGCCGCGAACTGCTCAAGCACTCCTCGCCGGACCCCGTGTACGCGGAGTGGATCGCGGCGTACGGGTCCGAAGAGTTCGATGCCGTCGTAGAGTCGGTGCTGGCGGTGACTGACCGGCTCGGCGCCGAGGTGGGCCCGGGTGAACGCGAGCGTTGCCACCGGCACTTCGCCACGACCACCAGGTACGAGTGGATGTTCTGGGACGCCGCGTACCGCGAACTGGATTGGCCGGTCTGA
- the orn gene encoding oligoribonuclease yields MNDRLVWIDCEMTGLDLEKDALIEVAVLVTDYELNVLGDGIDLVIAPPAAALEQMGDFVRDMHTGSGLLDELPNGIALADAEQQVLDFIAGYVKDPRKAALAGNSVGTDRTFLVRDMPRVESHLHYRNVDVSSIKELVRRWYPRVYYATPAKNGNHRALADITESIAELRYYRQTVFVPQPGPDTDTAKAAAHLVSAPISGI; encoded by the coding sequence ATGAACGACCGGCTGGTGTGGATCGACTGTGAGATGACCGGACTCGATCTCGAAAAGGATGCCCTGATCGAGGTCGCTGTGCTCGTCACCGACTACGAGCTGAACGTGCTCGGCGACGGCATCGACCTGGTGATCGCGCCGCCCGCGGCCGCCCTGGAGCAGATGGGTGACTTCGTCCGCGACATGCACACCGGCTCCGGGCTGCTCGACGAGCTGCCCAACGGCATCGCGCTCGCCGACGCCGAGCAGCAGGTGCTCGACTTCATCGCCGGCTACGTCAAGGACCCGCGCAAGGCCGCCCTGGCCGGCAACTCGGTCGGCACCGACCGCACCTTCCTGGTCCGCGACATGCCCAGGGTCGAGTCCCACCTGCACTACCGCAACGTCGACGTCAGCTCGATCAAGGAACTCGTCCGCCGCTGGTACCCGAGGGTCTACTACGCCACCCCCGCCAAGAACGGCAACCACCGCGCACTGGCCGACATCACCGAGTCGATCGCCGAACTGCGCTACTACCGGCAGACCGTCTTCGTGCCCCAGCCCGGCCCCGACACCGACACCGCGAAGGCCGCCGCGCACCTGGTCAGCGCCCCGATTTCAGGTATCTGA
- a CDS encoding M23 family metallopeptidase, with the protein MAAPVHNADVTCEFGVAGDGGHGFHSGRDYRAAAGTPIRATMAGVVVRVSAEQVVVESNAIWHLYDHLAGPEVRQGDTVETGDRLGAAAGPHLHYEERVTPYGVGDQRSPLFDLHPNARRHG; encoded by the coding sequence ATGGCAGCTCCGGTACACAACGCGGACGTGACCTGCGAGTTCGGGGTCGCAGGCGACGGCGGGCACGGCTTCCACTCGGGCCGTGACTACCGTGCCGCAGCCGGTACGCCGATCAGGGCCACTATGGCCGGGGTCGTCGTCCGGGTGTCGGCGGAGCAGGTGGTGGTCGAGTCCAATGCCATCTGGCACCTCTACGACCACCTGGCCGGGCCGGAGGTGCGTCAGGGCGACACGGTGGAGACAGGGGATCGCCTTGGCGCGGCTGCCGGGCCGCATCTGCACTACGAGGAGCGCGTCACGCCGTACGGGGTCGGTGATCAGCGGAGCCCGTTGTTCGACCTGCACCCGAACGCGCGCCGTCATGGATAG